A window of the Astyanax mexicanus isolate ESR-SI-001 chromosome 22, AstMex3_surface, whole genome shotgun sequence genome harbors these coding sequences:
- the tbx3b gene encoding T-box transcription factor TBX3, translated as MAYHPPDFSIGAVLGAPHPHAHPAVFSVLEQLESPVQLPASPPQDEPVVQLEGAELWTRFHEIGTEMVITKSGRRMFPALKVRCAGFDRKARYVLLMDVVAADDCRYKFHGSRWMVAGKADPEMPKRMYIHPDSPATGEQWMSKTVNFNKLKLTNNISDQHGFTILNSMHKYQPRLHIVRANDVLQLPYSTFKTYVFPETQFMAVTAYQNDKITQLKIDNNPFAKGFRDTGNGRREKRKSVVQMKITEEQKIESGSSDDSSSDPSPYLLQEPTVATSTHKGVCESDSDNDGGHSGPIAQAAEISTTSLETPDEPTDPPPPHSTHQPPEHHPQHHRDHPQHPSNHPSDLPDPPSIGSEECEQTPGLTHVPGGPLDPEYHRLTLHPDTHTHTHTHRCCPPPPGSVAQQLVGGLLPGQGHYHLVRSVPPLLAAGPLAPLAPWLSGWGEGEAGGRGALTQEVLRLQQIGPAAQGLIISHYYPYNYMNVIAAAVPAAVRPWPRGAPYPLPPLRLTGSPAGPGASRGHRSTTPRST; from the exons ATGGCGTACCACCCTCCGGATTTCTCCATAGGGGCAGTTCTAGGTGCCCCGCACCCTCACGCGCACCCGGCGGTCTTCTCAGTGCTGGAGCAGCTCGAGAGCCCCGTCCAGCTCCCCGCCTCCCCGCCGCAGGACGAGCCCGTGGTGCAGCTCGAGGGCGCTGAGCTCTGGACGCGCTTCCACGAGATCGGTACTGAAATGGTCATCACCAAATCCGGCAG GCGGATGTTCCCCGCGCTGAAGGTGCGCTGTGCGGGGTTTGATAGGAAGGCTCGGTACGTGCTGCTCATGGACGTGGTGGCGGCGGATGACTGCAGGTATAAGTTTCACGGCTCGCGCTGGATGGTGGCGGGGAAAGCCGACCCCGAGATGCCCAAGCGGATGTACATCCACCCGGACAGCCCGGCCACCGGAGAGCAGTGGATGTCCAAAACCGTCAACTTTAACAAACTGAAACTCACCAACAACATCTCTGACCAGCACGGATTC ACCATCCTGAACTCCATGCATAAGTATCAGCCCCGGCTGCACATCGTCCGGGCTAACGACGTCCTGCAGCTCCCCTACAGCACCTTCAAAACCTACGTCTTCCCCGAGACCCAGTTCATGGCCGTCACCGCCTACCAGAACGACAAG ATAACGCAGCTGAAAATCGACAATAACCCGTTTGCTAAAGGGTTCCGGGACACGGGGAACGGCAGGAGAGAGAAACG GAAGTCGGTGGTGCAGATGAAGATCACAGAAGAGCAGAAGATAGAGAGCGGATCTTCAGACGACTCATCCTCTGACCCCTCGCCCTATCTCCTGCAGGAGCCCACCGTTGCCACCTCCACCCATAAAG gtgtgtgtgagagtgacagTGACAATGACGGAGGACACTCTGGGCCGATCGCTCAGGCTGCAGAGATCTCCACCACCAGCCTGGAGACCCCCGACGAGCCCACggaccccccacccccacactcTACACATCAACCCCCTGAGCACCACCCTCAACATCACAGAGACCACCCTCAACACCCCAGTAACCACCCCAGTGATCTCCCTGACCCCCCCAGCATCGGCAGTGAGGAGTGCGAGCAGACCCCGGGCCTCACACACGTCCCTGGTGGTCCGCTGGACCCCGAGTACCACAGACTGACCCtccacccagacacacacacacacactcacacacaccgctGCTGCCCACCTCCGCCCGGCTCGGTGGCTCAGCAGCTGGTGGGCGGGCTCCTGCCCGGGCAGGGGCATTATCACCTGGTGAGGAGCGTTCCCCCGCTGCTGGCCGCCGGGCCCCTGGCCCCCCTGGCCCCGTGGCTGAGCGGCTGGGGGGAGGGGGAGGCCGGGGGCCGGGGGGCTCTGACCCAGGAGGTGCTGCGGCTCCAGCAGATCGGACCTGCGGCTCAG gGTCTCATCATCTCTCACTACTACCCGTACAACTACATGAATGTGATAGCAGCAGCTGTTCCAGCAGCAGTGCGGCCCTGGCCCCGCGGCGCCCCCTACCCGCTACCACCCCTCCGGCTTACTGGGAGCCCCGCGGGTCCAGGGGCCAGCAGGGGCCACCGGTCGACCACTCCCCGCTCCACCTGA